Part of the Brassica oleracea var. oleracea cultivar TO1000 chromosome C8, BOL, whole genome shotgun sequence genome is shown below.
NNNNNNNNNNNNNNNNNNNNNNNNNNNNNNNNNNNNNNNNNNNNNNNNNNNNNNNNNNNNNNNNNNNNNNNNNNNNNNNNNNNNNNNNNNNNNNNNNNNNNNNNNNNNNNNNNNNNNNNNNNNNNNNNNNNNNNNNNNNNNNNNNNNNNNNNNNNNNNNNNNNNNNNNNNNNNNNNNNNNNNNNNNNNNNNNNNNNNNNNNNNNNNNNNNNNNNNNNNNNNNNNNNNNNNNNNNNNNNNNNNNNNNNNNNNNNNNNNNNNNNNNNNNNNNNNNNNNNNNNNNNNNNNNNNNNNNNNNNNNNNNNNNNNNNNNNNNNNNNNNNNNNNNNNNNNNNNNNNNNNNNNNNNNNNNNNNNNNNNNNNNNNNNNNNNNNNNNNNNNNNNNNNNNNNNNNNNNNNNNNNNNNNNNNNNNNNNNNNNNNNNNNNNNNNNNNNNNNNNNNNNNNNNNNNNNNNNNNNNNNNNNNNNNNNNNNNNNNNNNNNNNNNNNNNNNNNNNNNNNNNNNNNNNNNNNNNNNNNNNNNNNNNNNNNNNNNNNNNNNNNNNNNNNNNNNNNNNNNNNNNNNNNNNNNNNNNNNNNNNNNNNNNNNNNNNNNNNNNNNNNNNNNNNNNNNNNNNNNNNNNNNNNNNNNNNNNNNNNNNNNNNNNNNNNNNNNNNNNNNNNNNNNNNNNNNNNNNNNNNNNNNNNNNNNNNNNNNNNNNNNNNNNNNNNNNNNNNNNNNNNNNNNNNNNNNNNNNNNNNNNNNNNNNNNNNNNNNNNNNNNNNNNNNNNNNNNNNNNNNNNNNNNNNNNNNNNNNNNNNNNNNNNNNNNNNNNNNNNNNNNNNNNNNNNNNNNNNNNNNNNNNNNNNNNNNNNNNNNNNNNNNNNNNNNNNNNNNNNNNNNNNNNNNNNNNNNNNNNNNNNNNNNNNNNNNNNNNNNNNNNNNNNNNNNNNNNNNNNNNNNNNNNNNNNNNNNNNNNNNNNNNNNNNNNNNNNNNNNNNNNNNNNNNNNNNNNNNNNNNNNNNNNNNNNNNNNNNNNNNNNNNNNNNNNNNNNNNNNNNNNNNNNNNNNNNNNNNNNNNNNNNNNNNNNNNNNNNNNNNNNNNNNNNNNNNNNNNNNNNNNNNNNNNNNNNNNNNNNNNNNNNNNNNNNNNNNNNNNNNNNNNNNNNNNNNNNNNNNNNGACAAAGAAGTTCGGAAAAGAAAGAGTGCAAAGAAATCCGACAAAGTGGAAACTCTAGACATGGAAAAGGAAACTCATGTACCACCAAAAGATACTTGGGACGCTAAGAATCAAGGTAATGAAGTTCCTGACAATAATGAGATCTCAATAAATTATGTCATGTCTGGAAGGAAATGGAACAGAAAACATGTCGACATGAGTGATATATTTGCTTATAATGTAGCAGTCGAATTGATGGATAATAAGGATCTAAAACCCACATCTATGCTAGAATGTATGCAACGACCAGATTGGTTGAAATGGAAAGAAGCCATTAATGTGGAGTTAGAATCACTGAAAAAGAGAGGAGTGTTTGGACAGATCATCCGGACACCTCACAACATAAAACCAGTGGGATACAAATGGGTTTTTGTGAGAAAAAGAAATGAGAAAGGAGAAGTTGTGAGATATAAAGTACGACTTGTTGCACAAGGATTCTCACAAAGACCAGGAATAAATTATGAGGAAACTTATTCCCCTGTGGTGGATGCTACGACCTTAAGATTTCTAATAAGTCTGGCTGTAAGAGAAGGTCTTGATATGCGGTTAATGGATGTTGTAACTGCCTACTTATATGGTCCACTGGATAATGAGATATACATAAAAATTCCAGATGGTACTGAATTGAAAAACAAAGAGAGTTCTCGAGAACAACATTGTATCAGATTGAACAAGTCTCTTTATGGATTAAAGCAATCAGGTCGAACGTAGTACAATAGACTGTCCGAATATCTCCTGAAAGAAGGATACAAAAACGACCAGATCTGCCCATGCATATTCATAAAGAAGTTCAATAAGGGCTTTGTAATCATTGCAGTATATGTAGATGATTTAAATATCCTAGGAACCTCTGGAGAAATTTCCCAAACTGTTGAATATCTCAAGAAAGAATTCGAGATGAAAGATCTTGGAAAAACAAAGTTTTGTTTGGGATTGCAACTTGAGTATATGAAAGATGGAATTCTTGTGCATCAAAAGGCATATACAGAAAAAGTACTCAAAAGATTTAATATGGACCAGTCTCACCCATTGACTACCCCATGGTCGTGAGAAGTCTTGGTCCGGACACTGACCCATTTGGTCCGAAGAAGAAAAATGAGGAAGTCCTTGGTCCCGAAGTGCCTTATCTCAGTGCCATAGGAGCTNNNNNNNNNNNNNNNNNNNNNNNNNNNNNNNNNNNNNNNNNNNNNNNNNNNNNNNNNNNNNNNNNNNNNNNNNNNNNNNNNNNNNNNNNNNNNNNNNNNNNNNNNNNNNNNNNNNNNNNNNNNNNNNNNNNNNNNNNNNNNNNNNNNNNNNNNNNNNNNNNNNNNNNNNNNNNNNNNNNNNNNNNNNNNNNNNNNNNNNNNNNNNNNNNNNNNNNNNNNNNNNNNNNNNNNNNNNNNNNNNNNNNNNNNNNNNNNNNNNNNNNNNNNNNNNNNNNNNNNNNNNNNNNNNNNNNNNNNNNNNNNNNNNNNNNNNNNNNNNNNNNNNNNNNNNNNNNNNNNNNNNNNNNNNNNNNNNNNNNNNNNNNNNNNNNNNNNNNNNNNNNNNNNNNNNNNNNNNNNNNNNNNNNNNNNNNNNNNNNNNNNNNNNNNNNNNNNNNNNNNNNNNNNNNNNNNNNNNNNNNNNNNNNNNNNNNNNNNNNNNNNNNNNNNNNNNNNNNNNNNNNNNNNNNNNNNNNNNNNNNNNNNNNNNNNNNNNNNNNNNNNNNNNNNNNNNNNNNNNNNNNNNNNNNNNNNNNNNNNNNNNNNNNNNNNNNNNNNNNNNNNNNNNNNNNNNNNNNNNNNNNNNNNNNNNNNNNNNNNNNNNNNNNNNNNNNNNNNNNNNNNNNNNNNNNNNNNNNNNNNNNNNNNNNNNNGTGATGCATTCATCAGGGGGAGTTCATGTGTTGTACTCTTTTTCCTGTCTTGTTTTCCCTTTTACCACATTGGGTTTTGGGTTTGTCAAGAGAGGTTTTAATGAGGCAACATCCAAAGCATGAATGAACCTTGACCGGATGTGTCGATCAAGGGGGAGTGTTATAAACCATTTAGTGATCGACCCATTTATCAGCCCGTGTAGCAAGACGGGCCAAGCCCATCCGCAGGATCATACTGGCGCCTATCTACTCTTGTGTTTATCTACATTATAGTTGATGTTTATCTTACGTATTGCTAGTCATTATCTAGTTAAGGATAAATACGATCTCATGTCGATCCAGTGCTTAGACCGTCATTACCATATGTATTTAAAGACAAGTTGGTCGACCTAATAATACACACAAGTTCCCCTCTTCATTTACAACATAAAGGAAAAATTATTACACTTTTTTTACCAACTTATAACTTAGGGTTCAAGAGATATTGAAACAAGAAGCATAATATGGAATCTAAGTAAGTACCTGCCTCGCACGCCACATGCATTCCCTTTGCCATCAAATCTTCCATGACGGCTAAAAATATACGCTTTCCTCTAAACTGAAGTTGGGCCGTCTAATTGTAAGCAGCCGTATGAATCTCAAGTTAAATCACTACTGAATTATATAATGATAATTAATGCATATATAGACAATCAATCAAAAGCACATAGATGTTTATGGTTTTATAAGCTAACCTTGTTTTCGCTATCGCCGCTAAAAGAAGCGCCATCACAGTACCGAATTTCTGCTTTATTCCAATTGTAAAAGTCTGCGCAACTTTGATTAGAAAAAAATGAGAATCATTCAATGACAGTTCCACTACCTCACATTTTTGTTTTCAACAAGGGATAAAAACCTGGATTCTCAGAAGCTTTATTGCTAAGTATTCCTTTAAAACTTATATGTTTATCCATTAAGGTAGACGATCCAACACGACTAGTTTTACGGTTCTGACAACCTTTTATGCTGTTACACCACGCACCACCCTTTCACAAAAAAAATTGTCCTTAATGATTAGGTAATGAGTAGGGATGTTAACTACAGGGTTAGGGTCCAACCCTCTTTTGTTTATTATAAGCTCATCCATTTTTTAACCCAATTCTATTTCAACCCAATTATAATCAAGGGTTAAGACTGGTACCAGGATTAGCTCATTTAATTGAAAAAAATATTTCATTTATTTTTGTTCTTAAATTTTAAAGATAAAACTAGAAAAATTAAGATATGATATGATTCTTTCTTCCAATTTGTTGAGCATCAAAATTAAAAATTTTCCTCCCAAAATCGCAAAATCGAGTTTTTGCTCCACAACTAAGAATAAAGTTTTTCCGTCAAAAAACAAAAATTGTGTTTTTTTCCGCCAAAACCTAATTTGAGTTTTTCCACCAAAACCACAAAATCAATTTTTCCTGCCAAAACCGCAAAATCAAGTTTTTCCACCAAAACCGCAAAATCGAGTTTTCCTGTCAAAACCGGCAAATCGAGTTTTTCCGCCAAAACTGTAAAATCGCGTTTTCCCGCCGAAACTGCAAAATCAAGTTTTCCGACGAAACCGGCAATCGGGTTTTCCCACCGAAACCGCAAAATCTAGTTTTTCCCCTCAAAACCGCAAAATCGAGTTTTCCCGCCAAAACCGCAAAACTTAAAGTCGAGTTTTCTCGTCAAAAACTAAACAACGAAATTTTCCGTCGAAACCGCAAAATCGAGTTTATAACTAAAACAACAAAATCGAGTTTTCCCTCCAAAAATGCAGAACGAGTTTTCCCGCAGAAACCGGAAAATCGAGTTTTCCCGCCAAAAATACAAAATCGCGTTTTCCCGCTGAAACAGCAAAATCAAGTTTATCCGCCGAAACCGCAAATTCGAGTTTTTGCGCCAAAACTAAAACCGCAATATAGAGTTTTCCCTCCAAAACCGACAAATTGAGTTTTCCCGCCAAAACCGTGAAATTAAGTTTTATGGGTTTTCCAGAAAAACTTAATTTTACGTTTTCACGGGAAAATTCGATTTTGAGGTTTTGGCGAAAAATTCGATTTTGATTTTTGGCGGGAAAACTCGATTTTGAAGTTTTGACGAAAAACTCGATTTTGCATTTTTGGAGGGAAAACTCGATTTTGTTGTTTTAGTTATAAACTCGATTTTGCGGTTTCGACGGAAAATTTCGTTGTTTAGTTTTTGACGAGAAAACTCGACTTTAAGTTTTTTTGGTGAAAAACATTATTAAATATTGTATAATAGTTGTGTGAATTAAAATAAAAGGGTTAGAATTTAAACCTGATACTATTAGGACCAACCATGTTTAAACCCTGTTTAAAAAAATGATGGTTAGGGTTACAAATGAGTTTAGTTGAGCCCATATTAACATCCCTAGCAATGAGGTATAGAAGACGCCCAGTTTGCCTAATAAATGTGGAATATGTATAGATGAATATTAAGTTGATCTTAATGTTTACTGTTCTCTGTTCGTATGTGTTCATGAAACTTAACATGGAGATGACTGACAGGGCCCGATCATGAGACATTGGTCTCGGTCTCCAAAATTTTTGGAGGGATTTAACATTGATAAAGGTCTCTAAATTATGAAAAAAAATTTATACGAGCTCTTGAAATCTCAGATCCGGCCCTGATGAATGATCATTGTTTTCAAGTGATTCTGCTATTTTGAACCGTTCAGAATGTTCCTTACGTTTTCAGGAAAACTGATCCCGGCCAGTATATCCACTTTGGAGGTTTTAGAAATATAAGTAAAAGACTATACATAGTTGGCTTGCTGAAAACAAAAATATTGAAGTTTTGTAATTATGTTGCAGAAACTCTATATACTTAAAATAACTAATAAACTAGTTTGCAAAAGCTCTTTTACTAATGCATTGTTCTTCAGACATACCAATCAAACTCATAACTCATAAGTACAATATTTGCATTTACCTGCCTTCTTCTTAGGGTTTTAGTTTCCATAACTATAACTTATAAAAACAGTTGTATATACTAAATATACATAAATACTATATCTTATATATGCACGAACCTCCAACTGAATGATCCTGTTGTTTGCTCCTGAGCCGTACCCACGATACAAATGATATCCAGGCACTGACCCATCCAGACATACTGCCACAACATTAATATACTTCGCGAAGACTCAAAAACGGTAATATCTACCGATAAGTTTGTTGCTGATCACAACAAACTCTTAACGTCCTAAACAGACTTAGCCATCTCGTAGAGATAACTCTCGTACACCCGAAACAAGGGTAATAATGCTATATAAAAAAAATCTGAAATTTTGGTCAGCACTTTCGGGAGACTTAAAAATTATCCTCGAAGAGATGCTCGATTCCTACCATACAAGTCACGTAAGCCGAGAACATATCGTGGACTTTAAAGCTGGATGGAATCAGGTCGAAAACGATACGGGTAACGTAAGTCGAAGTAGTCATCGCACCCCCTAAAGCCGTGATTAGACCTAGGTCTTGCCCTAACCCCAGCGCACTGGTCTCTAACATCTCTAGGAATAGTATCAAACACCCCGATCCGAGATCCCAAAATTTGTCTCTTGGCCAATATTCGAGCGTCTTCAGAAATCCCCAAAGTTTACACACTGCAGAAAACTCTCGAAACAGATCACAGACATAGCAGTTCACATAGAGTTAGATTACGAGATGACAACCCGTAGTCTTCCCTCTACGCCCATATAAAATGCCATCGGCAGCAACATGCCTGATAATCTCTGCATGACACATAACTAAACCATAAATGTCTCATTGGAAAACAGATTGTAAGCATCTTAACTCCAAAACGAACTGCGAAAGGCTTGATCCCTTCGACAAGGGTACGTAGGCAGCCTTCATAAGGCGCAGCCCCAATAAAAAAAAAAAGTTTTCTTTATATGCATAAGTTTTTCTTCGTCAATGTTTGTCTACGGATCTTTGGATACGAACTTCGTCCAACATGCCTATCTTGCCTATCTTCGGATACGAACTTCGTCCAACATGTCTATCTTGCCTAACTCGCCTAACCGCACGCTAGAATCTCATAAAAAATCCACGATTCTAACGGGCAGGGGGGCTAACTGTTGGGGTCAAAAACGGTCACGACGAAGTTAACATCCAAATCTCCGTAAAAATCAGCATGAACAATTTTTACGAAAGTTATTCTTCGTAAAAAGAATCTTTACAAAGAATCTCGCGGCAAAATCTTGTTCTAATCTCGATTGAACCAAATACCAATTGTCCCAAGACAACGGACACGTATCCGGACTGGTCATGGACGAGCTCGAGTATGGCAATCGGACCACGGACAAGCCAAGCTCGATCGATACGCAGCGACCAAGCATGCACACAGCTCGGTCGCTACGTAGCGACCGAGCACACGTACTACTAGGTCGCTACATAGCGACCAGCGACCGAGCTCTCCCAAAACATCGATACGCCACGAATCCATGTATTCTCGTCTACTCTTTAATGCTATCTCCCGCAGGCCATGGCTAAATCATTCTATGTTTCTCGTCACTTGAAGTCATCAGTCAAACTTTACGATAAAAACTGCGGGAAGTTTGTTTTTATCGAAGAAACCATAATAAACGTTTCGAGTCAAAGACGGCCCAAGGAGGCCTAAAACGCAGCTCGAAGCCCACTTACGATTTCTTAACCAAAAGCCCATAAGTCGTATGATGGTTTATGCTTGGTTCGTAAGGAAAGGATAAATGTCAAGTTTCTGCGGATAAATCTGAAGTTTTCGAAGATAATCACGAAGATCGGAAAAATTGGAATATCCCCATTTTGAGCTATGACGGCTTAGGGGCAGGAATGGAAAAGCGTAAACCGACCTAGGAGCGAGTATATAAGGATTCCTAGGCGAGAGGCATGAGAAAAAACTTTTACACAACAAACTTAGCACTTAGAGCAATTTTAGGTAATTTTTCGTTTTTGTTATTCGAGCTGCGACTCAATTAGGTTTTTGCCGTCTTAGGGTTTTAGAACTAGGAATCTCGCCGACAGCTCTCGAGCCCAGGCTAATACCTTGTTGTAAACGCTCATACGCAAATTCGGAATAAGACTTATCTTTGCTCTTTTTTTACGATTCCTTATACTTTATCGTTGTTATCTCGTGTTCTGATTGCTTGACGTGTGGTATTAGTAGATATCCGGGATCTCTGGGAAATTAGGGTTTTCCTAGTTTCCTAATTTAAACGAAAATCGACAGTGCAAATTTTGGTTCCCACAAATGTCGCTGTAACGAGGAACTTAGTACGGCGTAATATGAGGTGCGATAATTATTGCCCACGATGTGGAGAACCAGAAGAATCTGTAACTCATGCCATATTCGAGTGTCCGCTTGCTCTACAAGTTTGGTCCCTATCAGCGACCCCAACAAGTCCAGATATCTTTCCGGTACCGAGTATTTATGCTAATATGGACTATCTCTTTTGGAGGAATAACAGCATTGTTGAACCTGAATTAGACATGGATCCTTATCCTTGGATAATATGGTACATTTGGAAGGTCCGTAATGACAATCTCTTTAGAGGGATAGACAGAAATCCATTGGAGTTAGTTCGTTATGCAGAGAGTGAATGTCAAGCCTTGTTTAATGCAAATGAGAGGGTGCCGCCAATTGTACGAGATCACAGCACTGAGGAACCTCAAGTCTTAAGCTTGAACAATATTTGCATGATAGATAGGTCATGGACACCCACAGATCAGTTCAGTGAATGTGGATGGTTATGGATGGACAGCATTGAAAATGCTTAAATTATGGGGACACGAAACCTCGACTTGAATCACCCTTGCATTCAGAAGTAGAAGCACTGCGATGGGCGATGGAGAATATGCTTCAACACTCGACATGTCAGAGCTTTGGGACAGATTATAAGGAGCTGATTGATATGATCAAGGAGCCTCGTGCATGGCCGAGCTTCGTAACAGAATTAGAAAGGATTGAGACTCTACAGATATGCTTTCCGGACTTCAAGATCACCTATGTTCCACGAGCGCAAAATCAGATTTCAGACTCTCTAGCTAGGACTGCTAGGACTTTTCATAGGGAACTTTATTTTATTTTTTGTTCTATTCCGGTTTGGTTACCCAGATCACCTCAAGTTTGAGTAATAGAATAGCCGTTCGTTGTCAAAAAAAAAAACTCCTACAAAATATTT
Proteins encoded:
- the LOC106308854 gene encoding uncharacterized protein LOC106308854 — protein: MDYLFWRNNSIVEPELDMDPYPWIIWYIWKVRNDNLFRGIDRNPLELVRYAESECQALFNANERVPPIVRDHSTEEPQVLSLNNICMIDRSWTPTDQFSECGWLWMDSIENA